AACCTTACGGATTATTGGGTAGATTTTATGTTGATTATGCTAGGAGGCTCGATTGGTAGTTTTGCGACAGTTATCGATAATATCTTAACCGCTATGAGAAAACAGCAACTTCTTCTTATTCCATATACAGGAGGATTTTTGATTTCGTTATTAATTACCAATCTTTTTGTTATGAAATATCATATTTTAGGAGCTGCTTTGAGCTTTTTAATAACAATGTTGGTTTGGTTGGGATTATCCATTATGATTTATCTATTTATTATGAATAGATTTAAGAAGGGAAGAGTTAATGCAACAATCTATGACTAAAGTTAAATATCTTTGGAAAGAAAATAATAACTATATTTATTCGACTTTTTTGACATTACTTCTGACAGTTATTTTATATGCCAATAGTTTAAATCTACCTTTAAAATTTATTAGTCTTCTTTTTGTGGTGAGCACTTTACTGATAGTGTTTTTACCAAAAAAGTTAGAGGTTGCTACGATCATTTTTATTTTAGTATTTGGAACGATATCTGCTATCATATCACCTATAAATGATATTCCTGATGAATATGTTCATTATTCAAGGACAGTTTATATCTCAGAAGGTGATATTAATCTTACCAACAATAACAAAAAGTTAAGAATATCCAAAGATGTTGATAAGCTTATTAAACAGTCAGGAAAAACATTTATAACATCAAACTTGAAAGCAACTAAACACAGCACAAGAGAGTATAGCTATCCTTACATCAAAGGAACTAATGCATATTATAGTTTTTCTTATATACCACAAGCTTTGGGTATTTTAGTAGGAAATGCGCTGGATTTACCTATACTTTTAACATATTATTTCGGAAGATTGTGCAACCTTATTAGCTACGCTATGCTTGCTTTTATAGCTATCAAGTTGTCTGGTTCTTTTAAACAAGTGATAGCTGTTGTTACTTTACTACCTATGAACATTTATTTAGCAGCATCTTTTAATCAAGACGGCTTTGCTATCGGTTTAGTTTTAGTAACAATTGGATTGTTTATTAACTTGCTCTCATCAAAAGATAAATCTAACTATAATACCAAATTCTTCCTTTATTTAGTTCTATGTGGGTTACTAGTTCTTTCAAAATTCACATACTTTTTATTAGTATGCCTTCCATTATTTATTCCTAATGAAAAATTCGGAAAAAATACCAAGTTAGTCATCTTGAAAAAATTGGGAGGACTATTACTCATTTTTCTTTTTGCTGCAATGTGGTTTAGACTTTATGGACAGGTTAAAACCCCATATGTCGCGGATTTTCTAAAAGAAGTAAACGTTAGCCAGCAAGTTAAAAATATGCTAGAATCCCCTATAGTCTATAGCAGTATTATTATTAGACATATGGTAATTAATCTGATTAATATGAATAATATTTTTCAGTTTGGCGCATTAAGCTATGGTATAACGAACCTTTTCCCGCTTTATGTGTGTTTCTTCTTTTTTGTTTATATTAGTAATGCTAGTAAAATAACTATTAATATTGTAGAAAAAATGGGTATAATCTTTGTTATTTCAGCGATTATAGGTGCAACTGTATTAGCTATGTACCTGACTTGGACACCAGTAGGGTCCTCAACTGTCTTAGGTGTTCAAAGTCGTTATCTGATAGGAATTATCCCATTAGTGTTGCTTCTTTTTAGTAGTCAACAGCAAAAGTTCAAACAAATAGAGGATATCCTTTCTGACAAACTGGCTATTCATGTTTCGCTTTTGTTTATTCTTGCAATGTTAATGAGTACTATTTTTAGATATTATCATTAAACTCTTAATTAGAGGCTTTAAAAAACTTAGCTTGAATAAGTATTTTAAAGCCTTTTATGCTATAATTAAATTGAGAAATTATTGAGGTGGCCTATGAAGTACGATAACTTGTTAGATCGATTTATAAAATATGTCAAAGTGAATACAAGAAGCGTTCCAGACAGTGAGACTACTCCTAGTACGGAGAGTCAAGAAGCATTTGCCTTAACGATTTTAAAGCCTGAAATGGAGGCAATTGGTTTGCAAGATGTTCATTATAATCCAGTTAATGGCTATCTTATTGGAACTCTGCCTGCCAATAATCCAACCTTGACGCGTAAAATTGGTTTTATAGCCCATATGGATACGGCTGATTTCAATGCTGAAAATGTTAATCCGCAGATTATTGACAATTATCAAGGAGGGGACATTACACTTGGCAGTTCTAATTATAAGTTGGATCCAAAAGCATTTCCAAATCTTAATAATTATATCGGTCAAACATTGATTACCACTGATGGGACTACACTTTTAGGGGCAGATGATAAATCTGGTATTGCTGAAATCATGACAGCAATAGAATTCTTGACATCACAACCACAAATAGAGCACTGTGACATTAAAGTGGCTTTTGGCCCTGATGAAGAGATTGGGGTCGGAGCTGATAAGTTTGAGGTGGCTGATTTTGAGGTGGATTTTGCTTATACTATGGATGGCGGTCCTTTAGGCGAATTGCAATATGAAACTTTCAGCGCTGCAGCTCTAGAAGTGACTTTTTTAGGCAGAAATGTTCATCCTGGTACGGCTAAGGATCAAATGATTAATGCCCTTGAGTTAGCAATAGATTTTCATGAGAAGCTACCTGCTAAAGATCGGCCTGAATACACAGATGGTTATCAAGGTTTCTATCACTTAACGGGACTAACTGGAACAGTTGAAGAGGCACGCGCATCTTACATTATTCGTGATTTTGAAGAAGCATCATTTGAAGCTAGAAAAGTGAAAGTTGAAAATATAGCTCAATCGATGAATGCTCAGCTAGGAACAAAACGTGTCTTGGTAGAGCTTAATGACCAATACTACAATATGAAAAAAGTTATCGAAAAAGATATGACCGCTATTGAGTTAGCTAAAGAAGTAATGGAAGAGCTTGCTATCAAGCCTGTAATCGAACCCATACGTGGAGGAACAGATGGCTCTAAAATTTCATTTATGGGTATTCCCACTCCTAATATTTTTGCAGGGGGTGAGAATATGCACGGGCGTTTTGAGTTTGTTAGCTTACAAACGATGGAGAGAGCTGTCGATGTCATTATTGGACTTGTTTGCAAAGCCTAATTATCATGGAATTGATATTTAGTGGAAGGGGCTTATAAAAATGATTAAACTATTTGGTAAAATAAGGTATCACTGGCAGCCAGAGTTGTCTTGGTCTATTATTTATTGGTCTATTGCGTTTGCACCTATTTTTGTAGGTTTATCTTTGTTGTATGAGCGCACTGAAATACCTAGTCGGGTTTTTATTCTATTTGCTATTTTTGCTGTCCTAGTTGGCATTGGATTACATCGTTATTTCATTATTGAAAATAATGGTATTTTAAGAATCGTATCTTTTAAATTGTTTGGTCCACGTAAGCTACTTATTTCCACTATTACTAAGATTGAGGTGACCAAATCAACACTTTGTCTGCACGTTGAAGATAAAAGTTATCTCTTTTATATGCGCAAATGGCCTAAAAAATATTTTCTTGATGCCTTAGCGGTTAATCCATACTTCCAAGGAGAAGTTATATTAAGTGATAACTTTATTAAATTAGACTATTTTGAAGTTTATCAGCATGATAAAAAAGCCCTTACTCGAGGGTAAGAGCTTTAGTTGGGCAAGATTTGACAGCTAAAATAGCGTCCTTATCTGAAGGACAAATTGACTGACTTGTTTCAGATGAGCTTGAAAATGTGACGATACCATTGTCATGATAATCAAAAAGTGATGAATAGGTTTGGCATAGACCACAAGCGATGCATTTTTCTGGAATGATAGATACTTTCATAACTATTATTCTAATATGATTTTGTTAAATTAACAAGGGGGGACGATCATGGCTAAAGAACCATGGGAAGAAAAAATTGTTGATGATACTATAGGGACACGAACACGTAAATCAAGAAATGCTTTCATTAGCACGCCTTGGTTGACTGCTTTATTAAGTGTATTCTTTGTCATCATTGTTGCTATACTTTTTATTTTCTTCTATACATCAAATAGCGGTAGTAATAGACAAGCTGAAACAAATGGTTTTTATGGAGCATCCACTCATAAAAAAACAAGGAAAGCTTCTAACGCTAAAAAAACATCAAGTAGTTCAACAACTACAGACACAACACCTTCTAGCGAAGAAACACTTGCTTCTAGTGAAGGAACTGGCGAAACCCTTACTGTATTGGCAGGTGAGGGGGCAGCTTCTATTGCAGCTCGTGCAGGTATTTCTGTGGAGCAGTTACAAGCACTTAATCCAGAGCACATGACTCAAGGATATTGGTATGCCAATCCAGGAGATCAAGTCACTATTAAATAATTGAAGAGGAAAAAATGAAAGCAATTAAAATTGCGATTGATGGGCCAGCTTCAAGTGGAAAAAGTACAGTAGCCAAGATTATTGCAAAAAATCTTGGCTATACTTATCTAGATACTGGTGCTATGTATCGCTCAGCAACTTATATCGCACTGACACATGGCTATACGGGTAAAGAAGTAGCCCTTATCTTAGAGGAACTTGAGAAAAATCCTATTTTCTTTAAAAAAGCAAAAGATGGCTCCCAATTAGTTTTTCTTGGGGATGAGGACGTGACCTTAGCCATTAGGCAAAATGATGTGACTAACAATGTTTCTTGGATCTCAGCTTTGCCAGAAATTAGAGAAGAGCTGGTTCATCAACAAAGACGCATTGCACAAGCTGGTGGCATTATCATGGATGGTCGTGACATTGGAACGGTTGTTCTCCCAGATGCGGAACTAAAAATCTTTTTAGTGGCTTCTGTCGAAGAGCGGGCAGAGCGCCGCTATAAAGAAAACCTAGAAAAAGGAATTGAATCAGATTTTGAGACGCTAAAAGAAGAGATTGCAGCTCGTGATTACAAGGATAGTCATCGTAAGGTTTCACCTCTAAAAGCAGCTGAAGATGCCCTTATTTTTGATACCACAGGTGTTTCTATTGATGGCGTGGTGCAATTTATCCAAGAAAAAGCAGAAAAAATAGTTGACATGTCCTAGAGCCTATGTTAGAATAGTAACAATGAGAAAAGTAGAAGTGAGAGCTTCTCGCCTTGCGACTTAGGTTGTCTGGCCCTAACATGTCAAATTCCTATGGAATATTATGTGTGCGGGCTTGATTTATCAAGTCCGCTTTCGTTTTTCTCTAAAAAAATAAAGAGGTGAAGATCATAGCTAAAAAGGATCTATTCATTAATGATGAAATTCGCGTTCGCGAAGTTCGTCTCGTTGGTCTTGAAGGTGAACAATTAGGTATTAAACCATTGTCTGAAGCGCAATCATTGGCTGATGCTTCAAATGTTGATTTGGTTTTAATCCAGCCACAAGCTGTTCCTCCTGTTGCCAAACTTATGGACTATGGAAAGTTCAAATTTGAGTATCAAAAGAAACAGAAAGAACAACGTAAAAAACAAAGCGTTGTGACTGTGAAAGAAGTTCGTCTCAGTCCAGTTATCGATAAAGGTGACTTTGAAACAAAACTTCGTAACGGTCGTAAATTCCTTGAAAAAGGAAATAAAGTTAAGGTTTCTATTCGTTTCAAAGGACGTATGATTACTCATAAAGAGATTGGTGCCAAGGTACTAGCTGACTTTGCTGAAGCGACTCAAGATATTGCTATCATTGAGCAACGAGCAAAAATGGATGGACGCCAAATGTTTATGCAACTTGCACCAATTTCAGACAAGAAGTAATTGTCACAGTTTCATTATATCTTTAAGAGGAGAATACTAAAATGCCAAAACAAAAAACACACCGCGCATCAGCTAAACGTTTTAAACGTACAGGTTCAGGCGGTTTGAAACGCTTCCGCGCCTTTACATCACACCGTTTCCACGGAAAAACTAAAAAACAACGTCGTCATCTTCGTAAAGCTGGTTTGGTTAGCTCAGGAGATTTCAAACGTATCAAAGCAATGGTTACTGGTCTTTAATTTTAAAGGCAGTAGACATTTACGAGTATTATAAGAATTATTTGAAGGAGAACTATTAATGGCACGTGTTAAAGGTGGCGTTGTTTCACGCAAACGTCGTAAACGTATTTTAAAATTAGCTAAAGGTTACTATGGAGCAAAACACATCTTGTTCCGTACTGCAAAAGAGCAAGTGATGAACTCTTACTACTATGCATACCGTGATCGCCGTCAGAAAAAACGTGATTTCCGTAAACTATGGATCACTCGTATCAATGCGGCTGCTCGTATGAACGGTTTGTCATACTCACAATTGATGCACGGTTTGAAACTTGCTGAAATCGAAGTAAACCGTAAAATGCTTGCTGATTTAGCAGTAGCTGATGCAGCAGCTTTCACAGCTCTTGCTGATGCAGCCAAAGCAAAACTTGGCAAATAAGAAACGCTATACCTAAAAAATAACTTTCTATTACCTATAGAAAGTTATAAAGAAACAAAAATGAAGGAGACGATGGACGTCTTCTTTTTATTATACTCAATATAATAAAAAGCAGTTTCCCATGTTTTATTACCAGTAATGTGGGATATTTAGATGGTAGCAAGGAGTTTTATAGCTGATTTGTTTTCTTTAGGTCTAATTAGCATATTTTGATTACTGATAAACTTGAATATCGCCAATAAAAAAGAAGCAAAATTATTATTTTGCTTCTAGTCAGATCATTAAATTGATTATTCTTTATTTTTGGGGTTATCCTCTTTTAGTTCAGAAGTTGCCGCGTCAGCTTCTACGGGATTTAGTTCTAAGTAAGATGGTGCTTTAAAAAGTTTCTGAGTTGATTTATGACCATTTTTACTGTATAAACTTGTTGACTCTGATCCGAGTTTTGCTGAAATATCTTTCAGTTGTTTTAACTGCTTAGTGTAGATAAACTGGTTAGGATCAATAGCTTTTAGACCATTTTGAGTATCAAAGCGCAGGAGATCACCCGTTTGAATAGCGTCGCTAGCTGCTAGTTGTTGAGCAACAGCAGAGCGAATTTCCTTAGTTTTGGCTATAGTCATTTCATCGGGATTAGTGATTTCTAAACCTGTTTGCGTGTTGTACAGACGTCCACTATAGTTAGTGTATTCAGGAGTCATATAAGTCCCAGATGTTCGTTGTGCCACAATCTGGCTATTTTGAGGTGATAATAAATCTTGTCCTAATTGAACAAACTGACTAGTGTCAATACCAAGTATGTGGAGTAAAGTAGGAAGAGCATCGATTTCACCGCCAAAGGTTTCTTTGATACTACCATTCGTATAACCTGGAATATGGATCATATACGGGACTCGTTGTAGCATAGCATTATCATATTCAGACCAAGTTTCAGAATCTTTACCAAGAAGTGGAGCAAGACTAGAATTACGAGAATTTGAAATACCATAATGATCACCATATAAAACAAAAATAGAATTGTCGTACAAACCAGTGGCTTTCAAGTAATCAAAAAAAGATTTAAGGGCAGCGTCTAAATAATTGGCAGTAGCAAAGTAACCATTGATCGTTTCATCGTCTGTTTTGGCTAAAGGAAAACCTTCTTCACTACTTTCGCCTTTTAGACTAGTATAAGGATAGTGATTACTCACAGTGATAAACTTGGTATAAAAAGGTTGTTGCATCTGTTCAAGATATTTTATGGAATCCTTAAACATGTACTTATCATTTAACCCATATTGAAAAGAGTTCTTACTATTTTGTTTAGAGAAGTAGCTAGAATCAAAAAAATAATTATAGCCCCATTGTTTATAAGCATTATTGCGATTCCAGAAAGTTCCAACGTTACCATGAAAGACAGCGCTGGTATAGCCACCTTTTTGGGCTAAAATACTTGGAGTAGCAAATTGTGTATTTTCACCACCGTAGTTCACCATAAAAGAACCACTATTTAAACCAAATAAGGAATTCTCCATCATGGTTTCAGCATCAGAAGTTTTACCTGCTTTAACCTGATGAAAAAAGTTAGGGAATGCTAAGGTAGCATTTGAGTGATAAAGTGAGTTGATAAAAGGCGTTACCTCATATTCTTTATCTCCTTCTTTTAGTTTATAATCTATTAAGAATTGTTGAAAGCTTTCTAAATGAAGAACAATAATATTTTTGCCTTTTCCAATTCCAAAATACTGAGGATCAGGTGCTGCATAATGTCCTTTGACATAAGTTTTAACATCAATTAATTCTTCTGCAGTAGCTCCATTTCGTTCTTTTTGAGCTTGATAGGTTTGATTGCCGCTATAGAGGGTAAACGCTGGTAGTCCTAAAGCTCTCACAATATAAGTATTTGAAAAGCCACGTGTTAATAGTTCCGGACGATCAATTTCTGCTAAAAAAAGATTAATAGAAAGCAATAGACTAGATAAAGCGGTGATGGCAAATGCTGCGCGCTTGTTAAAAGGACGTTGATCATTTTTGATTTTTTTAGCGATAGATAAACTAATTAGAATAATAAAATCAAGAATATAGATAATATCCCAGATGCGTAAAAGGTTTAAAGCAGAGTCCCCTAATCCAGCGGAGACTTTACTACTAGCTAGCATGGCACTCACTGTAATAAAGTCTGAAAATTCTCGGTAATATATAGAATTTGATATCAAGAGAATGTTAAGGATAATATAAACCACCCAAGAACAGATATAAAAGGCTCGGGTATTCCTAACGTAAAGAGCAACCCCCAAAAGTAAAAAAGCTAGTGGGATTGGATTGATAATAGTTAGAAAGACTTGGTATATATTTCCCAAATCTAGTGAAAAGTCTGTATGATATGCCCACAGGGTCTTTATCCAGTAACAAAAGAGTAGAGTAATTATAAAACCCAATCTTGTGTTGATAAAACCTGTGATAAGTGTTTTAAATTTCTTCACAGTAGCAACTTCCTTATCGTTTTTTCCTAAAGATGTCATCTCCAAATAAAATCTCAGATTAAATTATACCAAAAATGTGAAGCTAATGCTTGTTGTAAGTTCAAATTTAGTAGGATTTTTTATCAGATTTTGTTATAATAAAAACTATGAATAAACTCTATATTGATTCTTTTGTCGAAAAGAAGCTGACAGCAGGGGTACAATTATTAGATGAAAAAGATTTTTCTAATATAAAGGAAAAAAATCAGTTGGTTCAACTGGTGACCAAGTCCAATCGTCCCATTGGAACAGCATATATCTCTAAGCAAAATAAAGGAATTGGTTGGTATCTAGGACCAGAAAAAATCGACTTGTCTATCTCTTATTTTGTTAGTCTATTTTCAGTTGCTAAGGCCAAAAGACAAGATTTTGCTCAATCGGACGAGACCAATGCTTATCGCCTTTTTAATCAAGAAGGAGACGGTTTTGGTGGAGTAACAATTGATCTTTATAAAGATTTTGCAGTCTTTTCATGGTACAATGCCTTTGTCTATGACAAAAAAGAAATGATTATGGAGGCTTTTCAACAGGTTTTTCCTGAAGTCAAAGGAGCTTATGAAAAGTGTCGCTTTAAAGGTCCAGATACTGAAACTGCTCATCTGTATGGTGAGCTGGCACAAGAAACCTTTTCGATTTTAGAAAATGGCATAGCCTATCAAGTCTTCTTGAATGAGGGCTTAATGACAGGTATTTTTCTAGACCAGCATGATGTTAGAAGAGCACTAGTAGATGGTTTAGCTATGGGCAAGTCCCTTCTTAACCTATTTTCCTATACAGCTGCCTTTTCTGTAGCAGCTGCTATGGGTGGTGCTATCGAGACCACTTCTGTGGACTTGGCTAAACGATCGAGAGAATTATCACTAGCTCATTTTGAGCATAACCAGTTAAACTTAGCCTCACATCATTTTGTGGTGATGGATGTTTTTGAATACTTCAAATATGCCAAACGGAAAAAATTAATCTTTGATGTGATTGTGATTGACCCACCAAGCTTTGCTAGAAATAAAAAACAAACTTTCTCTGTGAGCAGGGACTACCACAAATTAATCACAGAGGCCTTGGACATATTGAGTCCTAAGGGAACTATTATAGCTTCAACAAATGCTGCTAATATGACTGTTAGCCAGTTCAAAAAGCAAATTATCAAAGGATTTGGAAGTCGTCGTCCTGAGTCTATGACTCTCCAGCAGCTTCCGAGTGACTTTACTATCAATAAAGCAGATGAAAGAAGTAACTATTTAAAGGTATTTACTATAAAGGTACGAGAATGAGAATTGTAGCACCAGTCATGCCAAGACATTTTGACGAGGCTCAAGCCATTGATATTTCTAAATATGAAGATGTTAATTTAATTGAATGGCGAGCAGACTTTCTTCCCAAGGATGAGATTGTCGCAGTAGCACCAGCTATTTTTGAAAAATTTGCCGGAAAAGAAATTATCTTTACCCTTCGGACCGTTCAAGAAGGGGGGAATATTACCCTTTCAAGTCAGGAGTATGTTGATATTATCAAAGAAATCAATGCTATTTATAATCCAGACTATATTGACTTTGAGTATTTTACGCACAAGTCAGTATTTCAAGAAATGCTTGATTTTCCAAATCTTATTTTGTCTTATCACAACTTTGAAGAGACTCCTGAAAATTTAATGGAAGCTTTTTCAGAAATGACCAAGTTGGCACCGCGTGTGGTTAAAATTGCTGTGATGCCCCAGAGTGAACAAGATGTTCTAGATTTGATGAACTATACCAGAGGCTTTAAGACGCTCAATCCTGAGCAAGAATTTGCAACTATATCTATGGGGAAATTAGGAAGATTGTCTCGTTTTGCGGGAGATGTCATTGGCTCTTCCTGGACATACGTTTCATTAGATCATGTTAGCGGTCCAGGTCAAGTGACTCTCAATGATATGAAACGTATTATTGAGGTCTTAGAAATGGATATCTCTAACTAGTGAATGGTCTAAAAATATTATTTCTACAATAGTTAAGAAATGATGTTTTTAGATTAATGTTTTTAAAATAAGTGGAACCAAAAAGGAGAAAAATTGCGTTATTTAACAGCAGGAGAATCTCATGGGCCATCCTTAACAGCTATTATTGAAGGTATACCAGCAGGATTAACTCTTCATCCAGCGGATATTGATCACGAATTACAGCGACGTCAAGGAGGTTATGGCCGTGGTGCCAGAATGTCTATTGAGACTGATCGGGTTCAAATATCCTCAGGAGTTCGTCATGGTAAAACAACAGGGGCCCCCATTACCTTAACGGTAATTAATAAGGACCACCAAAAATGGCTAGATGTCATGGCTGTAGGAGACATTGAAGAGACTCTCAAGTTAAAGCGTCGTGTTAAGCATCCTAGACCAGGACATGCGGATTTGGTAGGAGGTATTAAATATCATTTTAACGATTTAAGAGATGCTTTAGAGCGTTCCTCGGCTAGAGAAACAACGATGAGAGTGGCTGTAGGCGCTGTTGCTAAACGTATCTTAGCTGAACTTGGAATTGATATGTTACATCATATCTTAATATTTGGTGGTATAACGATCACAATACCTTCTAAGCTCTCTTTTAGAGAGCTGCAAGAAAGGGCTCTCCATTCAGAATTATCTATTGTTAATCCAAAGCAAGAAGAAGAAATTAAAACGTATATTGATAAGATAAAAAAAGAAGGGGATACCATTGGTGGTATTATCGAAACGATAGTTCAAGGGGTGCCAGCAGGTCTTGGATCTTATGTCCAATGGGATAAAAAATTAGATGCCAAGCTGGCTCAAGCAGTTCTTTCCATTAATGCTTTTAAAGGGGTGGAATTTGGAGCTGGGTTTGATATGGGATTCCAAAAGGGCTCTCAGGTAATGGATGAAATCACCTGGACACCTACCCAGGGCTATGGTCGTCAAACAAACCACTTAGGTGGCTTTGAAGGTGGCATGACCACAGGACAACCTCTTGTTGTTAAAGGGGTTATGAAGCCCATTCCTACTTTGTATAAACCACTCATGTCGGTAGATATTGATAGTCATGAACCTTATAAAGCAACGGTGGAACGCTCTGATCCGACGGCCTTACCAGCTGCAGGGGTTATCATGGAAAATGTGGTGGCGACGGTGCTTGCCAAAGAGATTTTAGAGACTTTTTCTTCTACTACCATGTCTGAATTGCAAAAAGCTTTTTCGGACTATCGTGCCTACGTCAAGCAATTTTAGATAGCGAGATACTGGCTTTTATGGTATCATACAGGTATTAATGAACAAAAGGAGACTGTCATGTCACAAGAAATTTATGACTATGCTAATCAACTTGAAAGAGCAGTTCGTGCTCTGCCAGAATACCAAAAAGTGTTAGAAGTAAAAGAGGCCATTCAAGCAGACGTTAGTGCTAGCGAACTGTTTGATGAGTTTGTCGCTATGCAAGAAAAAATCCAAGGGATGATGCAATCAGGCCAAATGCCAACGGCTGAAGAACAAACAAGCATTCAAGAACTTAGCCAAAAGATTGAAGCTAATGACCAGCTAAAAGCTTATTTTGAAGCGCAGCAGGCCTTATCTGTTTACATGAGTGATATTGAGCGTATTGTATTTGCTCCGTTGAAAGATTTAGTCAAGTAAGCCAATTAAGATAGGAAAAAAACAGATTGCTGGCAGCTCGTCAGGATCTGTTTTTTAGTGTTTATTTTCTTTGTATCAGAAAGTTGAGCCTCTTTCTTATTTGTGATATAGTCAAATAAAGTGACCAAAATAGCAGGCCAGTAGTGGCTTTAATGAAGGCAAGTTGTCTGCTAACTGGCTGTGCTAAAACATCAGTATTAGAAAGTAAAAGGTGATAAAAATGGTTATTCCTTATGATTATATTGTTATTGGTGGAGGGAGTGCAGGTATTGCTTCTGCGAACAGGGCAGCCATGCATGGGGCCAAAGTATTGTTAGCTGAAGGTAAAGAGATTGGGGGAACCTGTGTTAACCTAGGCTGCGTTCCTAAAAAAGTCAT
The genomic region above belongs to Streptococcus pyogenes and contains:
- a CDS encoding YlbF/YmcA family competence regulator — encoded protein: MSQEIYDYANQLERAVRALPEYQKVLEVKEAIQADVSASELFDEFVAMQEKIQGMMQSGQMPTAEEQTSIQELSQKIEANDQLKAYFEAQQALSVYMSDIERIVFAPLKDLVK
- the aroD gene encoding type I 3-dehydroquinate dehydratase; the encoded protein is MRIVAPVMPRHFDEAQAIDISKYEDVNLIEWRADFLPKDEIVAVAPAIFEKFAGKEIIFTLRTVQEGGNITLSSQEYVDIIKEINAIYNPDYIDFEYFTHKSVFQEMLDFPNLILSYHNFEETPENLMEAFSEMTKLAPRVVKIAVMPQSEQDVLDLMNYTRGFKTLNPEQEFATISMGKLGRLSRFAGDVIGSSWTYVSLDHVSGPGQVTLNDMKRIIEVLEMDISN
- a CDS encoding class I SAM-dependent rRNA methyltransferase, with amino-acid sequence MNKLYIDSFVEKKLTAGVQLLDEKDFSNIKEKNQLVQLVTKSNRPIGTAYISKQNKGIGWYLGPEKIDLSISYFVSLFSVAKAKRQDFAQSDETNAYRLFNQEGDGFGGVTIDLYKDFAVFSWYNAFVYDKKEMIMEAFQQVFPEVKGAYEKCRFKGPDTETAHLYGELAQETFSILENGIAYQVFLNEGLMTGIFLDQHDVRRALVDGLAMGKSLLNLFSYTAAFSVAAAMGGAIETTSVDLAKRSRELSLAHFEHNQLNLASHHFVVMDVFEYFKYAKRKKLIFDVIVIDPPSFARNKKQTFSVSRDYHKLITEALDILSPKGTIIASTNAANMTVSQFKKQIIKGFGSRRPESMTLQQLPSDFTINKADERSNYLKVFTIKVRE
- the aroC gene encoding chorismate synthase; the encoded protein is MRYLTAGESHGPSLTAIIEGIPAGLTLHPADIDHELQRRQGGYGRGARMSIETDRVQISSGVRHGKTTGAPITLTVINKDHQKWLDVMAVGDIEETLKLKRRVKHPRPGHADLVGGIKYHFNDLRDALERSSARETTMRVAVGAVAKRILAELGIDMLHHILIFGGITITIPSKLSFRELQERALHSELSIVNPKQEEEIKTYIDKIKKEGDTIGGIIETIVQGVPAGLGSYVQWDKKLDAKLAQAVLSINAFKGVEFGAGFDMGFQKGSQVMDEITWTPTQGYGRQTNHLGGFEGGMTTGQPLVVKGVMKPIPTLYKPLMSVDIDSHEPYKATVERSDPTALPAAGVIMENVVATVLAKEILETFSSTTMSELQKAFSDYRAYVKQF